CGGTCAGGTCGACACCACGAGGCACGTAATAAATTCGCATGAATGCCCTTAGTGTCATAAATATTCATAAGGCAGATGGGGAAATGACAACGTATAAGGCACATACATTCATTAATGCTGGAAATGAAAGGGCCGCAAAGTCATTAGTCACAGCTTGCGCCGAATAAATCGCCTTTTATCTCTAGACGTTTTAAATGTCAGGAAATGAAGCGGGAATTCTTCTTTTGGATTTGGGAGGGTAGGAGTGGGGATAGCAACATGAATGGAATGAAATTCACATACCTAATGTCTCGATTCTACCactttaatataaataattcaaacagTTGGACGTTTGATCTTTGGATGACTAATCCTCCTGGACATTTATTACCAAACCACATTTAACGAAGCTCACAGTTTTCCATATATatacttttctaaaaaaaaataaatgcagtttgtCCCAAATTAATCTTCTTGTCAATTTCGCTGTTTTTAATCTGATCTCGGGATTATTTTTCTGACTGATGTATTGCTAACTATCCCCAGTATGAATCGAGTGACCTTCAGGCCGAAGCTGGACCTTTAAGGGCACATTATTTGTTTAAGGAAAACGGGAGAAAGAGGGTTGCAACTTATCTGATAGAAAAAGTAGTCGAAGGTATCAGTTTCGAAAGAGAGGGTCAGATTTCTGTATCCCCCTCCAAATAATCGCAGTGATAGGGGAGTGATTGGACCCGCACGGTTTTAAAAACAATTTCAGATACTCCTTCAATCTCCTGGCAGCTAACTAATGTCGTCTATGGAACTGTAATATTAATATGTGGAGTATTTAAAAATGCATCAGCTTTCTTTTTGAGCATTCAACATTGGCGTTAAATTGTCATCTTGACGCACTTAAATCTGAAAAGCTTCGAAGTACAGAGCGAAACGAAGGCGGTCAGGCTTCTAAAGAATTTATATTTCAACTTCAAAGTGCTTGCGGATTGCAAGACGTGCAGcctcttcactctccccctctctctctatctactgggACCGAAGTAAAGACACTGATGTTAAATGTTAGTACGATTGACGTGGTCACAAGGCAAGAAATGGATCAATTAAAGTGGGATTCCACCCATTCCTGACGTGCCTGGGTGATGCACGGCCAGCTCTATAAATGGCGCTTGCGCGCTATGCACCGCGTCAGTTTTCCTGGACAGCTCCTTGGTGCTGAAATCGCTTCTGTAACTCGCGGCGCCGGTGCAGCCAGTTTGCTGCTGTTCTAACGATGTCCCGCGGAACCCTTTGCAGATTTTTCGTCTTCTCCTTCCTCGTGGCGAAAGCAGCGTCCCAAGATTTCGCCCAGACCCGGTTTATCTGCACTTCCATCCCCCTGGACATGGACCCCATGTGTTCTGCCCCGATGCAGAACAGCGGTCCGGTGGAGGACATCAAGGGGACCATACTCCAGCTCCGGGAGACGATACTGCAACAGAAAGAAACGATTATGAATCAAAAGGAGACCATCAGGGAACTCACCGCCAAGCTTAGCAGATGTGAGAGTCAGAGTATGTCAGAGCCCTCGGTGAGTGAAAGCAAACCCGGGCAGGGATTCCGCAGGAAGCAGTCAGGGCACAGTagaaatgccatgggagatctctCTCTAGCTCAAGCGGACACACTAAACCAACTTGGACAAACTTTACAATCACTCAAAACACGCCTGGAGAATTTAGAGGTAAATATAAGTAGAAATTAAACTTCTAAATGTCGTCAAACCACgattagagaaaaaaaaatgtcgAGACGACCCAATCGGGCATTAAGTAATACAATGTCCGATTGGAATAGATTGAGAAGTCCCCTTATCAAATCTATACGATTTTAAAAAGAATTCCTGCAAAACGTTTGTCCAAGTTACTGATAATGAAACTTCGAGCTGATTGTGTTAAGTCGCACAGTAACCGTTCCTTTTTAACACCATGAAACCGGCCAGCTCGTATTTACACTAGTAAGATAGAAATAAGTGAGATTCAGAACATACGCGCTCTAATTCTTGGCCGTTTTTGGTAGTGCGGATCAGTTCACAGCAATGTTCACAGGTGCAGTGTGTTTGCGTTTGGCTTGTCTTCATCCCGTAACTATCCTCTTACACGTTTTTTTTCCTGTACTCTCGGTATGACAACAGCAATACAACCGAGCCAATACTTCCACTCAAACAAATAGCTTGAAAGACCTCCTGCAGAACAAAATAGAGGATCTAGAGAAACAGGTTCTGTCCAGAGTCAACAGTTTGGAAGAAACCAAAAATGTGGCGAAAAACGACTCGACGGAAAACAGGGGCAAAATTGAAAATGCTCTAAATTCTCTACATCAGAGGATCAGTGACTTGGAAAAAGGTAGGCCGCGAGACAGGAAACTTCCTCAACTCAAACACTCCAGGGCTACAATTAATGAAGTTACATTTTGTAAAGAGCAATGCATGAATAGAACTGTCAAGTCTTGATTTGTTAAAAAAATGGTATTTTAGAAGTTGCAAATCCTATAGAATGCCCAGATATGATGTGCTATAGGATGGGGCAGGGGACGTTGGGAGATGATCTGAAAATCCAGATTATTGATAAAGAGGACACTGGTGGGAGGAAGCCGAGCGTGTGGGGGAAACTATGGAGATATGATAAAATATTATACCTCATGCTCTGTATTAATGTCAGATTCTCATGCATTTCTGCAAATCAGATAGATTGCGATTTCATTTGATAAAGATTAAAGTGTCGTAGATACAAGGACGGGGGCATAGAGCCCGTGTGCATGGTTGTGCAGAAAATTCATAATTGTCAGTCCTCCCAATCTATCTCCTTTTGTTGCTCTTATTGCATATGGCAGAGCCTATATTTAGCTCGTTGGCCGCAGTCGGTTCTGTGGGGAAATGCAGTGGCGGAAGCCGAGAAACAGCTTTCAGTTTTGACTGAGCCAAAGGCGCACTACCGCAGTATTCCGGCTCAGTAAGCAATCTGTTTCACAAAACTTCATCCGGATGGCGGAGTGCAGAGAGTCgcctctcttccccgcccccccaatcGCTGCTGCAATATGGATTGCGCAGCGGTCTCCTACTATAATGGAATCAAAGATATCCCAGGACGCCACTCATGTGACTGGGATTATACTGCGGGATGCGTTGATGGGAATTAATCTGGAGCGGCAGTTATACCAGAAACGATCGTGATCTACTATCGGAATAATGCACTAGAACCACACAAAACACACGGTACCTCTCTACAACAGGCAGGCAAACAAGGAGAGCAGGTACACTGCTTCAGATACACCGTTTCAACAACGCGTTAGATTCCACTCCCATGACTAAGTAGCATAAAGGCGACCCCCACCCGCACTAGAATGTGCACAGTGAAGTGCATtccttatttttccttttttttgcagGACAAAAAAATTTAAGACCGACCGATAAATTCCAGATCACGTTTCCTTTGAGAACTAACTACATGTACGCGAAAGTGAAGAAGAGCCTGCCTGAGATGTATGCTATGACTGTCTGTATGTGGCTTAAGTCCAACGCTTCCCCTGGGGTTGGGACCCCGTTCTCCTACGCTGTCCCGGGACAAGCTAACGAGCTGGTTCTCATCGAGTGGGGGAATAACCCGATGGAGATTCTGATCAATGACAAGGTAGAGGGGCGGTCATTCCTGAACCAAGGTCTATCAAATGGAGATATTTAGCTGTTAGGCAATAAATCAATTGACAAGCCATCATCCCGACTCAGTTGTGCGGAACGCTATATATTTCATGCAGCGtcattaaattataatgaataatCGTTGAACAACGGACTTAATTGCTTGTTCGTTTTATGTACACTGGCCAGTAATCTTAATTTATAATACATTCTTAATGAGAACACCAATATACGCCTCTTATCTCGACCCTTGCATTAAAAGGCGTTTCCTAACGGAGTTTAGCAACTTAGCTCCACAGAAATGTAGGACTTCACTGTTATAGTGCACCCCAGGTTCACAGGGCTGTATTTATATAAGGGCTGGAGCCGGCTGTAAGGCTAATAATGGTCCACTTTAATCATCACTTTATAGCACGTGTGAATAgcatttgccatttacagctgcaaTTAACAGTGGGTATGAAGAATCAACACGTCAACTATTAAAATTTCATTTTTACAGGTGGCAAAACTCCCTTTCATTATTAATGATGGAAAATGGCATCACATCTGTGTTACTTGGTCTACAAGAGATGGCGTTTGGGAGGCCTATCAGGACGGGCTGAAGAGGGGGAATGGTGAAAATCTAGCACCGTGGCATCCCATTAAACCAGGTGGAATCATGGTTTTGGGCCAAGAACAGGTAGGCGTCCGACATGGAAAATAACAGTATGAAAAAGAACGCTATTAATACAGTCAGACGTTGGACTAAAACAACTACCTGAGTGACCCATCCAGCTGAATTTCTCCATACTTGCACTGTCATGCAATGCAAATATCACAATTACTCCAAATAACCTTCCAGCTTCAGGGTTATTATAAGATataaaggggaacggatagggtggatggagagaaactatttccgctggttggggattctaggagtagggggcacagtttaaaaattagagccagacctttcaggagcgagattagaaaacatttctacacacaaagggtggtagaagtttggaactctcttccacaaacggcaattgatactagctcaattgctaaatttaaatctgagatagatagctttttggcaaccaaaggtattaagggatatgggccaaaggcaggtatatggagttagatcacagatcagccgtgatcttatcaaatggcggagtgagctcgaggggctgaatggcctactcctgttcctatattcctaacccAACGATATGGGCCAGTTAGCAGCAAGGAAAGAAACAAAACGAATGCTAACAAATTGATAACACTGGCTAAAACAAAATCATAACACACAGAGTCTATAAAAAGGGCCACCAGGAACAGTGGGTACAGTTAACTGCACAGCCAAGAATGTGTTGGTCTATTAACTCCCAGTGGCAAATGCACAAACCGGTTAACGCCCCCCCACCGCCGTGGGAGATGGATCCAATTTCCTGAATCACTCAGCATGTGACCCGTGTGTGTATTCTCGACATATCAAGGGTTAGTTAAATAAAATAAGTTAGatgtaaatttatttttaaatagtaaCAAAACTCATGTATGGATTGTGGGGCTGTTCTGGCGACGCTTCTGCATTTCTCGCAATGTTATCTGATCTCAATTGGCGCATTTTAATAAGATTAATGAATGGAGATGAGTTTTGAAAAAATGTTTGGGCGGCATGGAGTCTTGTGTCCCAATGGCATTTATAAACCAAGATAGTTTGAGTGGTTTATAAATCCATCAAACCCGCTCTTCCACCGCTCTCCTGTGAAAGCATCCTGCCCAGATATTTGTATACAGAATTATTCTTTCCCTCCTGGTAACTGCATTTGTCGGAGTGGGAGTTGTGCTGTGTAAACAGACTTGCTTGGCCTGCAGTGCTCTCTCATAGTGGAACTTCTCCAGCCGCGATTATAATCAATAATAAATGATAAACACAGCTGCAATTTGTATGTTACCCTTCCACCAAACTAATGGATTCTTGGACATTGCAGTATGAAGGGGAGTATCAGTCTTTTTCTGTAACAGcgaattatttattttaaattatttaacTGAATATCGTTTTGGGAAATAAGATATGAACGTTATCTCAATAACTGGTTTACTGCGCGGTATTATTATCGTGGAGCAGCAGGACACGTTTTTTTGAGTCCGGCGCTTTGAGTTCGGACATGGAACGAAGgttgggcacagagtgaggaagggaaatcaGTGAATGTATCACCTGGGGCCATTCTTGTATGCCCAGTTTCAGCTTTCTCAGGGGCAGCCCGGGAACAGGCATATGTACGTGGTGCACGGAGTTGGGGTGACATATAAAATGGGCGGAGACTAAATTccaaaatggcaaaaaaaaagtggaaaatgTGGATATTCCTTCCAGTTACTTAAATTgtgcttttcccccccccctttctaaaTTAGGACACATTAGGAGGTGGGTTTGATGCCACGCAGGCCTTTGTAGGTGAGATGTCCCACTTTCACATGTGGGACAGAGTCCTAACTCCGGGAGAAGTCTACAGCTTGGCAAATTGCAGCGCCAAGACCTTGGTAGGCAATGTCATTGCTTGGACTGAGGCCAACGTCGACATCTATGGCGGGGCTACTAAGTGGACATTTGAAGCGTGCCGCCAGATCAATTAATCACTGAAGGGACTATCTGTTACGGCTCCGAAATCCAATTTCTTTTTTTCAGGAATGAAACTTAAAAGAATTTcgtgcaaaaaaaaagttacttaagttcgtaaaaaaatatttacaatatCTTGTCATGACAACTGGATCATGCTTCTCAGGCGTAATATTGACGGAGCATCAAAGGATTCTCTTCTCGAACTTCAACTGACAGcaaacagtacctgaggaaagcCATGTGCTTTAAATATCTGATGGTGTGTTTACTTGATGCCAATTAGCCTGAGTGCCTTTGGCAGGTGCAAAATGCGACAAGTAGTTTTTTTCTCGTTTCCGTTTGCATAATTCAAAAGAATAAACACATTATTTGAGATAATTGCGTTTTAGGGACAtgtcttgtttttaaaaaaaattgctacgAATATGTACGCTTTACTTCAAAATACACTCAAGTATTAACGAAGGAATGGCTAAAAATGATGAACACGCATTGGTAAACTGAAGGTGTAGAATAACGTGGGTGCTTttttaaacaatcatatcacatcGTATGCTTACGGCATGGCTACATATAAAATATTATGTGCGTTTATTTTGTAATTCATTCTGAACAGTAGTTCTTCCAACTGGAGATtgccaaaaaaaaataaatgtaacGTTGCGCCCTCTAGTGAAAAGGATTAttttttcaaaataaattttGCAAACGTACAAACATTTTTATTAAATTTGATGCCTGAGTGAGGATTTTCCCCCAAAATTATTTAGATGATATACAATATTGTTTTTGCCAAACACTGGTTCTTTGcaagtaaaataaaatatttatagGTGTAAATATTGTACAAAATGAGGAAGGTATATGTACCATAGAACGTCACATTCAAACCAAAGTTGTATATATTCCAACTCCAGATCCCCATACTATCATAAATCTAATTTCTGGATAGTGTAATGATTAGAGACTACGTTATACAACCATTTCTTAAGGAAAGCGCTATGTTTTTATGTCATTAATGCTTTTTTTCATTTAATGCAAATGTGACATGTACTGTCAATTTTATTTTTACacaataaagaaaaagaaaacgaTCATTGGTATCAATCAGGGTTGGTTTTATTTTGCAACAAAGTAATTTTCTGTAATGTTTGGCGTCTCGGTTGCATGCTGCAAGAATCTAAGGATGTCAGGCACATTGACCTGTCCATGGGTAGTACTCCCACTtcccagtcagaaggttgtgtgttcaagtcccactccagagacttgagcgtgtAATCTAGGCTCATACtccagtgccagtgctgagggagtgctgcactgcctgaggtgccgtctttccgatgaaacgttaaaccgaggctccatctgccatccagggtggacgtaaaagataccatagcacttttttaaaaaagaaaagcaaGGGCATTCTTCTcattatcctggccaatatttatccctcaatcaacatcactaaaacagattatctggtcattaccacattgctgtttgtgggagcttgctgtgtgcaaattagccgcCACTTTTCCTacacaacatttcaaaagtatttaattggctgtaaagcacttcgggacgccctgaggtcataaaagacgctatataaatgcaagtctttcttcatgtGACCATTTTTTAGACAAGAGTGAAGAGCTTTTACCACTTCTTGTGCATAACTGACCAAGACTGTCATACAGTACCGTTTATCTGTCCTGTTCACACTTTAACAGGAAGCTGGAATGGTACCCAATTATTAATAAGCAATGCTAAATGTATCATGAATGGAGGCAATGTCTCATTGTATAAGAAACCCTTACCTGCTGGAGGCCATTCCAACATCCTGTCTTTGACTGTGCGAACGGGGGTGACTAACAGATTAATTAATTTCAGATTCTAAAATGCTGAGATtcttgaaaaaaaatctttacctAAAACAAGCACTTACAGCAGCGAAAAGGCTCGCTCAGTGAGAGAGCTCAGACCTGCGAGTTGTGCTGATGATGACATGTGACCTCAGGCCACCAGTGGTTGCCAGctgttaattattttaaaaatgacacGTCTTCTATGCTAACCATGGAGATCAGAGAGTAATTGATGTAGAACAGTGGACTCCCAGAAAACAATTCCAACCATGGTCCAGGGATATCCCAATTTATCAGCCTGTCCTCGCTTTGTCATTACAGGAATTATTTTGACTTATCTCTATATACAGTATATATGCAAAAAAGGTTTTACACATGTTTTGTCACATCTCACAATTAGTTTTGTCCTGAGGTGCCTAAATTACTAAACCGTAGATATCAATAGGCAGCTGAGGTGTCCAAACAGGTCTGGGGGGAAAAGGGCACTAATTGCTTATTGATTAGAAGCTTTATCACATTAATTGGTCTGATaagctgttgcctgtcagcaatATGCTCCATCTGGTGGCCAGACTGAGAATGATAACGTTTACCCCATGTAGTTGGTAGGTGTGTGAGCCATTAATATCAGTCCCttaatttgttatgtttttactATAGATTAAGTTTAAAATTGTCCATCAATTAGATAGACAAGGCTAAATATTCTCCTTACTACATATTTATGTAAAGAGTAAGAATACTGTTTGGCTCTGTCCAACTGAAAGGAAATTGTAAACTTAATATTAATAAAATATTAGCAACGAGTTTCATAATCATTTTCCGTTGCTTTATTTTGCAGCTATCATTATAAATCTGGCTGATCACAATTACAGAATTAGTGAAAATACACTCATCAAATGGAGACAATGAATTTAAAGTTTTTAATGTACACTGAGCATATTAAAGAGTATTTTATCGGCAATGAATTGTATTTATTAAAGCACTGTACGATTTGTAAAGGGGATTATGGTCCAATCAGAAACTCCCTATGGTACataaaaatattttattattGTAAAACATAATTGATTAGTTATACATTTCAGTGTCTGTAATGTGCTACACCTAAAGGCTGTAATCACTAAAATTCTTTTGTTGACCTACATAGGAGGAATATTGCAAACATCAGTCAAATCTTGCAGCATTCTGTGTTACACATATATTGCATTAATTTCTGTTAAGTGAATAATCTATCTGGGAGCTCATTTTATTCATGTCAAAAACAGACATTCAAATTGAACTACCACtcatattttaaaacaaatgaaGGAAGGGTTCTAGTGAGCATTTGACTGCAATTAAAAATATGTGAAATATATTCCAATTTACTGTATCACCAGACTGAATTTAAGTGATATTCAACTGCAGTTTATAATCTATGCAAAGTACACACAGGAATATCTGTAGATTAGATTTGTTTTCCTTGTCAATTGATCTTGTCACAACCCTGGCCTGGTGCTAATGCTTGTAAACACTAATGTTCCCATCATGTGACATGAGGCTTGAGCTGTTTTGCAATTCTTGAGTATGGTAATAAGGAAACCAAGATGATGGTGGGTGGAAGACACAGAACTTCAATGGTAAAACTCGAACAAAGAAGCTTAGAAATGGTAAAAATCCTAACAGTGTGAATATTATAAAATATACAGTAtggatgagtgtgtgtgaaaATCTGTAAATCGCTCCAAGGCATCATAGTCACAGCAATATCATCCAAAATCTCTGAGAGTGTTAGAGTCTTTTAACACATACCCAGACATTAAATATTCTCTAAGTACTGCAAGACAGACCAAGAAACCGCCTGATACCAATTTCATCAACTTCATAATTAAGATGTTGTTTGAGGCATAACTCACATTGCTCTGAATACCAAGCTCTCCCAGGTCAGATGTAGCATGGGTTTGTTACACAGTTTAACTGACAACTGGAGACTGGAGTACTCTGAATTTCCCTACACATGCCAATTTCTAAATGCCAATAAAGGTGCTAATGAACTGATCTGGATGTTCAGATCTGCTGAGGTATGTGACCTGCAATGAAACCACTTGCTGGCATCTCCAGTCTGCTTTGTCAATCTGATGCATTGTCAGTGAGGTGATGTAATAATATTGTTACACACAATGTCAGTGTGTTATGACAAAGTTGCATCTGCACTGGAGGGTAAGAACGCCCCTGAGTCTTCGATGTAAACTGATTGAGGCTGATGCACAATGATCCGTCATCACTTGACTCTGCtcccaatataaatggagcataaTTTACGCTGCACCAAAAATATGCCTCAGCCTCAACCTCAGAAGAGGACCCGCTACTGCACCATTGTGACAAGTCAGTTACTGTGTAAATTGTCAATGGGAAaagaaaaggaaaggaaagggagcaACAAGACAGCAATGTACATGGTacgatgatatcaagaaatgtttTGTCCATTGGCAGAAAGGATTCCCTCTCTGGATAACAAAAATGTACAGGATACAGCAGACAGTGTTAATTTTAGGCACCTTCTCAGGGCTGTAGAGCTCTCTCCACCTGATCTGTCCAGGCAGTAAACTCTCTGCTTCAACATGCAAATTGTATGTTTCACCTGAATTCAGGTGGATGCATGAGCATCACTTTATTTCCTTTCAGCCTCTGTATGGACGTACCTCAACTAGTCAGGGCTCCAGGAGCTAGCCGTGGTCCCCTACCAGCCATCTGTCCAGTCTG
The nucleotide sequence above comes from Heptranchias perlo isolate sHepPer1 chromosome 23, sHepPer1.hap1, whole genome shotgun sequence. Encoded proteins:
- the nptx1l gene encoding neuronal pentraxin 1 like isoform X1 — translated: MSRGTLCRFFVFSFLVAKAASQDFAQTRFICTSIPLDMDPMCSAPMQNSGPVEDIKGTILQLRETILQQKETIMNQKETIRELTAKLSRCESQSMSEPSVSESKPGQGFRRKQSGHSRNAMGDLSLAQADTLNQLGQTLQSLKTRLENLEQYNRANTSTQTNSLKDLLQNKIEDLEKQVLSRVNSLEETKNVAKNDSTENRGKIENALNSLHQRISDLEKGQKNLRPTDKFQITFPLRTNYMYAKVKKSLPEMYAMTVCMWLKSNASPGVGTPFSYAVPGQANELVLIEWGNNPMEILINDKVAKLPFIINDGKWHHICVTWSTRDGVWEAYQDGLKRGNGENLAPWHPIKPGGIMVLGQEQDTLGGGFDATQAFVGEMSHFHMWDRVLTPGEVYSLANCSAKTLVGNVIAWTEANVDIYGGATKWTFEACRQIN
- the nptx1l gene encoding neuronal pentraxin 1 like isoform X2, producing MSRGTLCRFFVFSFLVAKAASQDFAQTRFICTSIPLDMDPMCSAPMQNSGPVEDIKGTILQLRETILQQKETIMNQKETIRELTAKLSRCESQSMSEPSQYNRANTSTQTNSLKDLLQNKIEDLEKQVLSRVNSLEETKNVAKNDSTENRGKIENALNSLHQRISDLEKGQKNLRPTDKFQITFPLRTNYMYAKVKKSLPEMYAMTVCMWLKSNASPGVGTPFSYAVPGQANELVLIEWGNNPMEILINDKVAKLPFIINDGKWHHICVTWSTRDGVWEAYQDGLKRGNGENLAPWHPIKPGGIMVLGQEQDTLGGGFDATQAFVGEMSHFHMWDRVLTPGEVYSLANCSAKTLVGNVIAWTEANVDIYGGATKWTFEACRQIN